The Thermosynechococcus sp. HN-54 DNA segment TAAGCGCCTCTTTCACAAGAACGGCACATACTTTTTAGATCAGACCTGTAGTTGCCGTTGGCTTGGTAAACCACGATAATGCTTGAGAACCAAGTGAGGGTGTTTTAGGGATGGCGATCGCACGCACAAGGAAAAAATGGCAGTGGTTCTCCCTCTTGGGCGTGGCTGCAACATTTTGGGGACAGACAGGACTTGCTGCCGAGCAAATTAGCCTTGTTTATCCGCCCTTCGGCACCTTCAACATTCAAGTGAGCGACCTTGCCACATTTGCCAAAACGGGTAATACCAGTCCAGAGCTAAGGTTTTTAATTCAATTGCTTCCTAGTGACCAAGAGCCAAACCTGCGGGAAGGCCTAACAACCCGCATGGACTTAGAACCCACCACCGTCAGTCAGTTTGTCAGCAGCCCTATTGGTCAAGTTTTCTTAGAGCGTATTGGCCAAGTCATTCGTGCAGACAATGATGTCAATGGTGGCCAAGCGCTTGGTGAAGCCCTGAAAACCGCCGCTAGTTCCTCCTCAGGCATTACCCTACTCTCAGTGCTACAGGCCTTTCCTGGCAAGAGTGTTAAAGTCAATGGTGAGTTGGGTCTGAAGGCAGTTGGAGCCTTTACCCGTGCAGTGAATCAAGAACAACGGGCGCAAGACTTTATCGAACGCTTGGCGCAACTCCAACCGAAAACACCTCTGCCAGCCAGTAGCCTTAATCCTGCCCAAAAGGGTTCCTTTCAGTGGCAAAAGCAAAAAATTGAATTTACCAATCCCAATCGCACCACAGGCCCCATTCCCGCAGATCTCTATGTTCCAACAGGAATCACGGCGCCTGCACCTCTAATTGTCATTTCCCACGGTTTAGCCTCAGACCGCACGACGTTTGCCTACTTGGCAGAGCACCTCGCCAGTCATGGATTGGCAGTTTTGGCAGTCACTCACCCCGGTTCGGATGCCAGCCGAATTAATAGTTTTCTCTCTGGGGCGCCCCTCGACTACGAGAACTTGCCAAAGGATTGGGCGCAACGCCCCCTTGACTTGAAATTTGGTGTGGATGCTGTAGCGGCTTTGGTTCAGAAAAATCCAGCCCTGAAAATTGACACCAATAATGTGGGGCTATTTGGCCACTCGATGGGGGGCTTCACCGTGTTGGCGGCAGCAGGGGGTACTGTTGATTGGAATGCAGTGAAACAACGCTGTCTAGCAGCGGCGAATGATCTCTTTATCTTCAATATCTCAGTGCCTTTGCAATGTCGTAGTCTTGGCCTTTCTGATGTGCCCTCTGCACTGGCGGATTTGCGGGTCAAGTCAGTAATTGCTGTCAATCCTGTGAGCAGTATCCTGATTGGTGAAGGGGGGATGGCCAATATCAAGGTGCCCACGCTGATTGTTTCCAGTAGTCGGGATGTCTTTGCGCCACCTTTGGAGGAGCAGGTCTTACCCTTTACGTGGTTGCAGACTCAGCCCAAGTACCTTGCCATGCTCGTGCCCGGTACCCATTTCTCGGTGGTGGGGGTCAGTGAAGCGGGAGTCTTGCCAGTTCCCAATGATCTGATTGGCCCAAACCCACAGTTGGCACAGCCCTTTTTCAAGGGACTGGCGGAGGCTTTCTTTGGCGTCTTCAATCAAAAAAATGAATCCTTGCGTCCGTTTCTGAGTCAAACCTTCGTCAATCAGGTGGCTCAGCCCACTTTTCAAGCCTACTGGGTGGATCGCATCAATCCGCAGCAGTTGCAAGAGGTGCTAGCGGGTCGGATTGGTTCTCAACCAAGGAGGTAAAGTCCGCCAGAGATCAAGGTGAGGGCGATCGCCCCCCCATAAACAATGAGTATTCCCCCCTGCCAACTCGGTGGTAAGGGTGCCAAGAGGAGAGCGACAGCGACGATCTGGCTGACCGTTTTTGCTTTACCCCAGAGATTGGCGCCCTGAATTTGCGATCGCTGAACCCGCCAACTGGCAATGCCTAGCTCGCGAAAGAGGATCAACGCCACAGACCATGCGGGCACCTCTCCCCATTCAATGCACAGCAACAGGGGCACCAAGATCAGCAACTTATCCACGAGAGGATCGAGGACTTTGCCCAAATCCGTGACCTGATTGAGACGACGGGCAATGTAGCCATCTAGC contains these protein-coding regions:
- a CDS encoding alpha/beta hydrolase; protein product: MAIARTRKKWQWFSLLGVAATFWGQTGLAAEQISLVYPPFGTFNIQVSDLATFAKTGNTSPELRFLIQLLPSDQEPNLREGLTTRMDLEPTTVSQFVSSPIGQVFLERIGQVIRADNDVNGGQALGEALKTAASSSSGITLLSVLQAFPGKSVKVNGELGLKAVGAFTRAVNQEQRAQDFIERLAQLQPKTPLPASSLNPAQKGSFQWQKQKIEFTNPNRTTGPIPADLYVPTGITAPAPLIVISHGLASDRTTFAYLAEHLASHGLAVLAVTHPGSDASRINSFLSGAPLDYENLPKDWAQRPLDLKFGVDAVAALVQKNPALKIDTNNVGLFGHSMGGFTVLAAAGGTVDWNAVKQRCLAAANDLFIFNISVPLQCRSLGLSDVPSALADLRVKSVIAVNPVSSILIGEGGMANIKVPTLIVSSSRDVFAPPLEEQVLPFTWLQTQPKYLAMLVPGTHFSVVGVSEAGVLPVPNDLIGPNPQLAQPFFKGLAEAFFGVFNQKNESLRPFLSQTFVNQVAQPTFQAYWVDRINPQQLQEVLAGRIGSQPRR
- the pgsA gene encoding CDP-diacylglycerol--glycerol-3-phosphate 3-phosphatidyltransferase, producing MPLNLATTITLARLLIVPVILGLLSFNEGAVYRWWGVGLFLGAALTDWLDGYIARRLNQVTDLGKVLDPLVDKLLILVPLLLCIEWGEVPAWSVALILFRELGIASWRVQRSQIQGANLWGKAKTVSQIVAVALLLAPLPPSWQGGILIVYGGAIALTLISGGLYLLG